Proteins encoded in a region of the Agromyces protaetiae genome:
- a CDS encoding amino-acid N-acetyltransferase: protein MSGFRVRRARTSDVVKIVDLVEPLVQRRILLGKERVDLYGSLQEFRVAETDAGEVIGCGALHVMWEDLGEVRTLAVSDEWLGAGVGHALLDALEADARELGLSRLFCLTFEVGFFGRHGFEDMGSETVDPELYAELLRSRDEGVAEFLDLARVKQNTLGNTRMLKLL from the coding sequence ATGAGCGGTTTCAGGGTGCGCCGGGCGCGCACGAGCGACGTGGTGAAGATCGTCGACCTCGTGGAGCCGCTCGTGCAACGACGCATCCTGCTCGGCAAGGAGCGCGTCGACCTGTACGGGTCGCTGCAGGAGTTCCGCGTCGCCGAGACCGACGCGGGTGAGGTCATCGGCTGCGGCGCGCTGCACGTGATGTGGGAGGACCTCGGCGAGGTGCGCACGCTCGCCGTCTCCGACGAGTGGCTCGGCGCCGGGGTGGGACACGCCCTGCTCGATGCACTCGAGGCGGATGCCCGCGAACTCGGGTTGTCGCGGCTGTTCTGCCTGACGTTCGAGGTCGGGTTCTTCGGCCGGCACGGCTTCGAGGACATGGGGTCCGAGACCGTCGATCCCGAGCTCTACGCCGAACTCCTGCGCTCACGGGATGAGGGCGTGGCGGAGTTCCTCGACCTCGCGCGCGTCAAGCAGAACACCCTCGGCAACACGCGGATGCTGAAGCTCCTCTGA
- a CDS encoding ATP-dependent Clp protease ATP-binding subunit, giving the protein MFERFTDRARRVVVLAQEEAKMLNHNYIGTEHILLGLIHEGEGVAAKALESLGISLDAVREQVQDIIGQGQQPPTGHIPFTPRAKKVLELSLREALQLGHNYIGTEHILLGLIREGEGVAAQVLVKLGADLNRVRQQVIQLLSGYQGKEQVQVGANEQQQAQGGSQILDQFGRNLTQAARESKLDPVIGREKEIERVMQILSRRSKNNPVLIGEPGVGKTAVVEGLAQAIVKNEVPETLKDKQLYSLDLGSLIAGSRYRGDFEERLKKVTKEIRTRGDIIVFIDEIHTLVGAGAAEGAIDAASILKPLLARGELQTIGATTLDEYRKHFEKDAALERRFQPIQVAEPSLPHAINILKGLRDRYEAHHKVSITDGAIVAAANLADRYISDRFLPDKAIDLIDEAGARLRLSILSSPPELREFDEKISVVRAAKETAIEEQDFEKAASLRDEEKQLLGERLRLEKQWKSGDVKTTAVVDEGLIAEVLAQATGIPVFKLTEEESSRLVFMEKALHERVIGQEEAISALSKTIRRTRAGLKDPKRPSGSFIFAGPTGVGKTELAKALAEFLFDDEAAMISLDMSEYGEKHTVSRLFGAPPGFVGFEEGGQLTEKVRRKPFSVVLFDEIEKAHPDIFNSLLQILEEGRLTDGQGRVVDFKNTVIIMTTNLGTKDISGGPVGFQMEGDSRTGYDLMRAKVNEELKKHFKPEFLNRVDEIIVFPQLSKEELLQIVDLFIKRLSERMLDRDMTVELTQAAKERLIEVGFDPTLGARPLRRAVQHEIEDRLSEKILHGELNSGDHVHADFKDGEFVFTTTQRALPVGIGVNAGAALGTGSATPDLAAASGD; this is encoded by the coding sequence ATGTTCGAGAGATTCACCGACCGAGCCCGCCGGGTCGTCGTCTTGGCCCAAGAAGAAGCCAAGATGCTGAACCACAACTACATCGGCACCGAGCACATCCTGCTCGGCCTCATCCACGAGGGTGAGGGCGTGGCCGCCAAGGCGCTCGAGTCGCTGGGAATCTCGCTCGACGCGGTGCGCGAGCAGGTCCAGGACATCATCGGCCAGGGCCAGCAGCCGCCGACCGGGCACATCCCCTTCACGCCTCGGGCGAAGAAGGTCCTCGAGCTGTCACTGCGCGAAGCGCTGCAGCTCGGCCACAACTACATCGGGACGGAGCACATCCTGCTCGGCCTCATCCGTGAGGGTGAGGGGGTCGCGGCACAGGTGCTCGTGAAGCTCGGCGCCGACCTCAACCGCGTGCGTCAGCAGGTCATCCAGCTCCTCTCCGGCTACCAGGGCAAGGAGCAGGTCCAGGTGGGCGCCAACGAGCAGCAGCAGGCTCAGGGCGGATCGCAGATTCTCGACCAGTTCGGGCGCAACCTCACCCAGGCCGCCCGCGAGTCGAAGCTCGACCCGGTCATCGGCCGCGAGAAGGAGATCGAGCGGGTCATGCAGATCCTCTCGCGTCGCTCCAAGAACAACCCCGTCCTCATCGGTGAGCCCGGCGTCGGCAAGACCGCCGTCGTCGAGGGCCTCGCGCAGGCGATCGTGAAGAACGAGGTGCCCGAGACGCTGAAGGACAAGCAGCTCTACTCGCTCGACCTCGGCTCGCTCATCGCCGGGTCCCGCTACCGCGGTGACTTCGAAGAGCGCCTGAAGAAGGTCACCAAAGAGATCCGCACGCGCGGCGACATCATCGTCTTCATCGACGAGATCCACACCCTCGTGGGCGCCGGCGCGGCCGAGGGCGCGATCGACGCCGCCTCGATCCTGAAGCCGCTGCTCGCGCGCGGCGAGCTGCAGACCATCGGCGCGACCACCCTCGACGAGTACCGCAAGCACTTCGAGAAGGACGCCGCGCTCGAGCGTCGGTTCCAACCGATCCAGGTCGCCGAGCCGAGCCTGCCCCACGCGATCAACATCCTCAAGGGGCTGCGCGACCGGTACGAGGCGCACCACAAGGTGTCCATCACCGACGGAGCGATCGTCGCCGCGGCGAACCTCGCCGACCGCTACATCAGCGACCGGTTCCTGCCCGACAAGGCCATCGACCTGATCGACGAGGCCGGCGCACGCCTGCGCCTGTCGATCCTCTCGTCGCCGCCCGAGCTGCGCGAGTTCGACGAGAAGATCTCGGTCGTCCGCGCCGCGAAGGAGACGGCGATCGAGGAGCAGGACTTCGAGAAGGCCGCGTCGCTCCGCGACGAGGAGAAGCAGCTGCTCGGCGAGCGGCTGCGCCTCGAGAAGCAGTGGAAGTCGGGCGACGTCAAGACCACCGCGGTCGTCGACGAGGGTCTGATCGCCGAGGTGCTCGCGCAGGCGACCGGCATCCCCGTGTTCAAGCTCACCGAGGAGGAGAGCTCGCGGCTGGTCTTCATGGAGAAGGCGCTGCACGAGCGCGTCATCGGTCAGGAGGAGGCGATCTCCGCCCTGTCGAAGACGATCCGCCGCACGCGTGCGGGCCTCAAGGACCCGAAGCGCCCCTCGGGGTCGTTCATCTTCGCCGGCCCCACGGGCGTCGGCAAGACCGAGCTCGCCAAGGCGCTCGCGGAGTTCCTCTTCGACGACGAGGCCGCGATGATCTCGCTCGACATGTCGGAGTACGGCGAGAAGCACACCGTCTCGCGGCTGTTCGGCGCCCCTCCCGGGTTCGTCGGCTTCGAAGAGGGCGGCCAGCTCACCGAGAAGGTGCGCCGCAAGCCGTTCAGCGTCGTGCTCTTCGACGAGATCGAGAAGGCGCACCCCGACATCTTCAACTCGCTGCTGCAGATCCTCGAAGAGGGGCGCCTGACCGACGGTCAGGGGCGCGTGGTCGACTTCAAGAACACCGTCATCATCATGACGACGAACCTCGGCACGAAGGACATCTCGGGCGGGCCCGTCGGCTTCCAGATGGAGGGCGACTCGCGCACCGGGTACGACCTCATGCGTGCGAAGGTGAACGAGGAGCTGAAGAAGCACTTCAAGCCTGAGTTCCTGAACCGCGTCGATGAGATCATCGTGTTCCCGCAGTTGTCGAAGGAAGAGCTGCTGCAGATCGTCGACCTGTTCATCAAGCGGCTCAGCGAGCGCATGCTCGACCGCGACATGACCGTCGAGCTGACGCAGGCGGCCAAGGAACGGCTCATCGAGGTCGGGTTCGATCCGACGCTCGGCGCCCGGCCGCTGCGTCGCGCGGTGCAGCACGAGATCGAGGACCGCCTGTCGGAGAAGATCCTGCACGGCGAACTCAACTCGGGCGACCACGTGCACGCCGACTTCAAGGACGGCGAGTTCGTGTTCACGACCACGCAGCGTGCGCTGCCGGTCGGCATCGGCGTGAACGCCGGCGCCGCGCTCGGCACAGGGTCGGCGACGCCAGACCTGGCGGCCGCGTCGGGCGACTAG